A genome region from Chryseobacterium sp. G0186 includes the following:
- a CDS encoding DUF2911 domain-containing protein produces MKTMIKSATMVFAAMTISVNAFAQEAKKPASPPATATGKIKDATITIAYSSPSVKGRTIWGGLEAYNKVWRAGANEATTFETDKNITVQGKALPAGKYSFFLIPKENGTWTAIFNKEPKQWGAYKYEEAKDALRVDVKTKALPATQETLVYKVNSNGFTMDWDKISVPVEIK; encoded by the coding sequence ATGAAAACAATGATCAAATCTGCTACCATGGTTTTTGCTGCAATGACGATTTCAGTAAATGCCTTTGCTCAGGAGGCTAAAAAACCTGCGAGCCCTCCGGCTACTGCTACGGGAAAAATTAAAGATGCAACCATTACCATTGCCTATAGCAGTCCTTCTGTTAAAGGACGCACGATCTGGGGTGGTTTAGAAGCTTATAATAAAGTTTGGCGTGCGGGTGCCAATGAAGCCACTACTTTTGAAACGGATAAAAATATTACCGTTCAGGGTAAAGCACTGCCTGCAGGAAAATATAGCTTTTTCTTGATCCCTAAAGAAAACGGAACCTGGACTGCAATTTTTAACAAAGAGCCAAAGCAATGGGGCGCTTATAAATATGAAGAAGCTAAAGACGCTTTACGTGTAGATGTTAAAACAAAAGCTTTACCGGCAACACAGGAAACTTTAGTGTATAAAGTAAACAGTAATGGATTTACCATGGATTGGGATAAAATCTCAGTTCCTGTAGAGATAAAATAG